In a single window of the Notamacropus eugenii isolate mMacEug1 chromosome 4, mMacEug1.pri_v2, whole genome shotgun sequence genome:
- the LOC140502792 gene encoding uncharacterized protein yields the protein MAPVSLPALAHQESVTFKNVAMDFSCDEWGRLAPPQKELYREVMLENYRNLVCLGLIASKPDVIYHLEHRCVPWMPEGGGPRNSDSDQGTYHQANESIQELCISLEESAQERVPKDDSSFLKFQEAWEYDSRLKNRWSNEEKHFQQVKMTQKKYHEYNKYFRSLSLEPVISFPQQRREKSLRNSCTKKKCFRVHSDLRKSNKICLNKIFLKNSDGKEKLSKYIQYGKPFSQGTELIQHQKIHTREKYYECNECGKAFSLKIGLTQHKRIHTGEKPYACSECEKAFSQRIGLIQHQRIHAGEKPFKCDKCGKAFAQNQNLKKHYRIHTGEKPYECNECGKAFRWKAGLTQHQTIHKGEKPYECNECGKAFSQRVGLIQHQRIHTGEKPYGCNECGKAFSQWIGLTRHQRIHTGEKPYECNECGKAFSQRIGLNNHQTIHSGEKPFQCIECGKAFCLRSQLTQHQRTHTGDKPYECNACGQAFIQRIGLTHHQRIHTVEKLYKCKVCGKTFSHRPLLKQHSRIHVGEKPYKCSECEKAFSQKIGLTQHQTIHTGEKPHECNECGKAFRLRAQLIQHQRIHTGEKPFKCNECGKAFNQRTVLVHHETIHTGEKPYECNECGKAFSWRAGLTHHQRIHTGEKPYECNECGKAFSQWIDLARHQRIHTGEKPYECNECGKSFRLRAQLNQHQRIHTGEKPYECSECDVAFRWKVALIQHQTIHTGEKS from the exons atggcaCCTGTCTCCCTGCCAGCCCTGGCCCATCAG GAATCAGTCACATTCAAGAACGTGGCCATGGACTTCTCCTGTGATGAGTGGGGACGATTGGCCCCTCCTCAGAAGGAGCTGTACCGGGAGGTGATGCTGGAGAACTACCGGAACTTGGTGTGCCTAG GACTTATAGCTTCCAAACCTGATGTAATCTACCATTTAGAGCATAGGTGTGTGCCATGGATGCCAGAAGGGGGTGGTCCAAGAAACAGCGATTCAG atcAGGGGACTTACCACCAAGCCAATGAGTCCATCCAGGAGTTGTGTATTTCACTGGAAGAATCGGCTCAAGAAAGAGTCCCAAAGGATGAttcttcttttttgaaatttcaaGAAGCTTGGGAGTATGACAGCAGGTTAAAGAACCGATGGAGCAATGAGGAAAAACATTTTCAGCAAGTAAAAATGACTCAGAAGAAGTACcatgaatataataaatatttcagaaGCTTAAGCCTAGAACCAGTCATCAGTTTTCCacaacagagaagagaaaagagtctcAGGAACAGCtgtacaaagaaaaaatgcttccGAGTACATTCAGATTTAaggaaaagtaataaaatatgtttaaataagatatttcttAAGAATAGTGATGGCAAAgagaaactttccaaatataTTCAATATGGGAAGCCCTTCAGCCAGGGGACAGAActtattcaacatcagaaaattcacacTCGTGAGAAATATtatgagtgtaatgaatgtggtaaGGCCTTTAGCCTGAAGATAGGACTTACTCaacataagagaattcatactggagagaaaccttatgcatGTAGTGAATGTGAAAAGGCCTTCAGTCAGAGGATAGGActtattcaacatcagagaattcatgctGGTGAGAAACCATTTAAATGTGAtaaatgtgggaaggcctttgcTCAaaatcaaaatcttaaaaaacattatagaattcatactggagagaagccttatgaatgtaatgaatgtgggaaggctttcaggTGGAAAGCAGGGCTTACTCAACATCAGACAATTCATAAGGgtgagaagccttatgaatgtaatgaatgtggaaaagccttcagtcAAAGGGTAGGACTTATTCAACATCAGAGGattcatactggtgagaaacctTACGGATGTAACGAATGTGGCAAAGCTTTCAGTCAATGGATAGGACTTACtcgacatcagagaatccatactggagagaaaccttatgaatgtaatgaatgtggaaaagcctttagCCAGAGGATAGGACTTAATAACCATCAGACAATTCATAGTGGTGAGAAACCTTTTCAGTGTattgaatgtgggaaagccttctgTTTAAGATCACAGCTTACTCAGCATCAAAGAACTCACACTGGAGacaaaccttatgaatgtaatgcatGTGGGCAGGCTTTCATTCAGAGGATAGGACTTACTCAccaccagagaattcatactgttGAAAAACTGTATAAATGTAAAGTGTGTGGGAAGACCTTCAGTCATAGACCACTACTTAAACAGCATAGTAGAATTCATGtcggagagaaaccttataaatgtagtGAATGTGAGAAGGCCTTTAGTCAGAAGATAGGACTTACTCAACATCAGACaattcatactggtgagaaacctcatgaatgtaatgaatgtggtaaGGCCTTCCGCTTGAGAGCACAGCTTAtacaacatcagagaattcatactggtgagaaaccttttaaatgtaatgaatgtgggaaagctttcaacCAAAGGACAGTACTTGTCCATCATGAGACAATTCATACTGgtgaaaaaccttatgaatgtaatgaatgtgggaaggctttcagcTGGCGAGCAGGACTTACTcaccatcagagaattcatactggtgagaaaccttatgaatgtaatgaatgtgggaaagctttcagtCAATGGATAGATCTTGCtcgacatcagagaattcacactggtgAGAAACCTTATGAGTGTAATGAGTGTGGGAAGTCATTCCGCTTAAGAGCACAACTTAACCAACATCAGAGGattcatactggtgagaaaccttatgaatgtagtgaatgtgatGTAGCCTTTCGATGGAAGGTAGCACTTATTCAACATCAgacaattcatactggagagaaatcaTGA